The sequence ATAGCTCAAGTTCTACTTTTTCGTTCACTTCACCTTCATAATTCATCAAAGATGCAATTTCTTTAAAACTTGAGTCATTCAGTAAAATTAATGCTTCACCGGATACTCCACCGCCAATAAAGCCTTGGCAAACACCTGATGTACTTGCATTCGCATCAATAGATTGCAGTGCCATGTTCAGTTCGCTGACTTCTAATACATTAACATTAGGAATTGGAAGCTTTACAAAAACATTTAATAAACGGGCTAATAAATCACCAGCTTGCCCCATAGCAACATTAGTTAACTCCTGATAAATATCTCTGATTTCAGGTTCAATTTGCTCCCCAAGCTTATGGGCTAAACGCTCTCTAATCGCTTTATCTTTAATGCCATGCTTTTCAATTATTTCATCGAGTTTTTTAGGTGAACATGGTTTTTTTATAAAATCTATGGCCCCCAGTTCAATTACACGGGCATGTGCTGTCGGTTGAATATCACCAGATACAACAACGGTCAATACTTCTAACCCTTGTTCTTGAATGGTCTGTAATACTTCATAACCGTCCATTTGCGGCATGTTTAAGTCAAGAAACAAAATTTCGGGCTTAATTTCACGTATTTGTTCTATACAGTGTAACCCATGTTCTGCATATTCAATCTGAATATCCCAATCATCAGGTAAAGAACGTGCCAACTGACGACGAGCTAATCTTGAATCATCACATATTAAAATAGGAGTGGCCATACACATTCTCTTCTTAATTTATAATAGTAATTTTAGAAGAAATTCAGCTAAAGTTACATTTTTTATAATTCTAAACTTAGCATAACAGAAATGTTAATTCGATTTAATATTAAACTATTAAATTAATAGGTTAACCAATGACAATTCTGTAACTATATAATAATATATTTTATAACTTTAAAAATTAATTTAGAATCAACGCAAAAATCTACACTCTATATCAATTCATAGGAATATTATGTTACGTAACTTGCTATTTTTAACCTTTTTATCTGCCAGTTTTTGCACTTGGTCAACATCAAACATTAATACACTCGATGCAGGTAAGGTCACTGCTGGCGATAAACCAATTGTATTATTAGGTAACTCTGTTTCTCTGGGACAACAAGCGCCTAACTTCAAAGTAGTTGATGATAAATTTAGCCCTATTTCATTAGATAAATTTACAGGTAAAAATATCTTAATTAGCGTAGTACCAAGCTTAGATACTGGGGTTTGCAGTTTACAAACAAAATTTTTTAATGAAAAACTTGCCATTGAACACCCTAATTTAGTGATGTTAACCATTAGCTCTGATTTACCTTTTGCTCAAAAACGTTTTTGTGCAGCAGAAAATATAGATAAAGTGATTACATTATCAGATTCTGTTTGGCATGATTTTGGAAAAAATTACGGTTTGATGATCCAAGATATGGGATTACTGACAAGAGCTGTATTTTTATTAAATAAACAACATAAGATAGTTTATAAGCAGCTTGTTCCTAGCTTATCTCAAGAACCTGACTATATATCAGTTCAAGCTGCCGTTAAAAAATTATAAATATATAAATTGTTGCGAAGTACTACCACTTCGCAAATATCTTCTTTAGCTATAAACGATTACCAATTGGTTAAATTTTTAACAACAATATCTTCAAAAACATTTATGTGATCTGCCCTATTATTTAAAGCTGGAATATAATCAAAACCACTACCACCCGCTTCAATAAAAATTTCTTTATTTTCAATTGAAATTTCTTCTAAGGTTTCTAAACAATCAGCAGAAAATGCAGGACAGATTAACTGCACTGATTTAACCCCTTCTTTAGGAAGCTGTTCTAACGTTTTATCAGTATAAGGTTGAAGCCATTCTTGCTTGCCAAAACGAGACTGAAAAGTCATCATCCATTCGTTATCACTTAACCCTAAAGTTTTTGCAGTCTCTTTAGCTGTATATTCACAGTATTCAAAATAAGGGTCGCCCTTTTCAATGTTAACTTTTGGTAGTCCATGAAATGAAAAAATAAGCTTGTCAGCTTTATTTTTTTGCTGCCAAAAATCTTTAATTGATTGCGCAAGAGCTGATATATAAAGTGGATTTTGATAATAATCTTTCACAAAACGAATTTCGGGTAAGTTTCTGACTTTAGCTAAACTTTGATTTAATTTATCAAAAACTGCCGCTGTAGTTGTGGCTGAGTATTGTGGGTATAAAGGTAATACAAGTATATTCTCTATGCCTTTTGCTTTCATCAAGTCTAATTTAGCGCTGATAGACGGATTGCCATATGTCATAGCCAGTTCTATCGTTAAATCGACATCATGCTTATCTTTTAATAAATGAGATAAAGATTCAGCTTGCTGCTCACCTATTACTCTCAAAGGAGAACCTTGCTCTGTCCATATTGAAGCATATGCTTTTGCCACCTTTTTACAGCGTAAAGGTAAAACGGCACCATTTAATATGAAATACCAAATAAAAGCAGGGATTTCCACAACTCGTGTATCGGATAAAAATGCTTTTAAATATTTTTTAACAGCTTTTGGTGTCGGTTCATCTGGCGTGCCTAGATTTACCAGTAAAACACCATATTTAGAAGGATTCTTTGATAAAGATAATTTCATTATATTTCTTTTTAGTTGGATATAGCCATATTTTAAACGGCTACAGAGAAGTAAAAACCCACAAATATGCGGGTTTTTAATTTATTAGATATTAATCAATTATGCAATGATACCCATCAATCTAAAGTTGATGACTTACTAGATATTAACCTAATAACTCAGCAAGTTGTGCACTAACAGCTTCAACTGCTTGTGTACCATCAAATTTATTGTATTTTGTTTTACCTGATTTAGCTTCTGCTTGATAATACTCTACTAATGGTTTTGTTTGATCATGGTAAATGCCAAGACGTTTACGTACAGTTTCAGCAACATCATCTTCACGGATAATTAAATCATCACCAGTTTCGTTGTCTTTACCTTCAACTGCAGGTGGGTTATATACAACATGGTATACACGACCAGAAGCAGGATGTACACGGCGTCCGCCCATACGTTCAACAATTACTTCATCAGCAACATCAAACTCGATTACGTTATCAACGTCAACGCCATTTTCTTTCATTGCATCGGCTTGAGGGATCGTACGAGGGAAACCATCTAATAAGAAGCCTTTTGCACAATCAGGCTTTGCAATGCGCTCTTTAACTAAACCTATGATGATTTCATCTGAAACTAGTTGGCCAGCATCCATTACTTTTTTAGCTGCAAGACCCATTTCAGTGCCTTCTTTGATCGCTGCACGTAACATATCGCCAGTAGAGATCTGTGGAATACCATATTTATTCATTAAGAATTGAGCTTGAGTACCTTTACCTGCACCTGGTGCACCTAAAAGAATTATGCGCATATTAATTGCCTTTGTTTGAAATTAAAGTTCGAGGCGAATTCTTCCATAAGCGCAAAGTATACTCAAGAAACTTTGAAGGAAATTCGCCAAAAGTTGTAGAAATTAAAAAAGGAAGCAAGGCTTCCTTTTTTATTCATTAAATTTTAAGCAATCTTACTTGCTTAAATCTAACATTAGCTTATTTAAACGGCTAACAAACCCAGCTGGATCTTTTAAGCTGCCGCGTTCTGCCAATAATGCTTGGTCTAATAAAACTTCAGACCATTGTGCAAATTTATCTTCATCTTGCTCATCATTTAGGTGCTTCACTAATTGATGCTCAGGGTTTAGTTCAAAAACAGGCATCGCTTCTGGTGCGCCTTGGCCTACTGCTTCCATTAACTTGGCCATTTGTGAACTCATATCATTTTCATCAGCTACAACACATGCTGGAGAATCAGTTAATCTGTGAGTAAAGCGAACTTCTTTAACTTTTTCACCTAATACTGTTTTAATACGTTCAGCTAAACCTTCAACTTCTTTTTCTGAGTTTTCTTGCTCTTTTTTGCTCTCTTCATCATCAAGATCACCTAAATCTAAATCACCACGCGTGATAGAAGTAAGCTGTTTAGAATCGAACTCAGTTAAATGGCTCATCATCCACTCATCAACACGATCTGACATTAATAATACTTCAATGCCTTTCTTACGGAAGATTTCTAAGTGTGGAGAACTCTTAGCTGCTGCAAAATTATCTGCTACAACATAATAAATCTTATCTTGTCCTTCTTTCATACGAGATACGTAATCTGCTAGAGAAACACTCTGAATTGATTCATTATTATCTGTTGAAGCAAAGCGTAATAGTTTAGCAATTGCATCTTTGTTTACTGCATCTTCAGCCGGGCCTTCTTTGATCACCTGACCAAACTCATTCCAGAAAACTTGATAATCTTCAGCTTTGTTTTTACCCATACGCTCAAGCATTTTAAGAATGCGAGAAGTACAACCTTTACGAATTGTTTGTGTTGTTTTGTTATCTTGTAATATTTCACGAGATACATTCAGTGGTAAATCATTAGAATCTAATAAACCTTTAACAAAACGTAAGTAACTTGGCATAAACTGTTCAGCATCATCCATAATGAATACACGTTGAACATAAAGTTTTAAACCACTTTTATGGTCACGATTCCATAGGTCAAACGGTGCTTTTTTAGGGATATAAAGTAGGCTAGTATATTCAGATTTACCTTCTACTTTGTTATGTGTCCAAGTTAGAGGCTCTTCCCAATCATGACTAACATGCTTATAAAACTCTTTATATTCAGATTCTTCAATTTCTGATTTATCTAAAGTCCAAAGCGCTGTTGCTTTATTTATTGTTTCCCATTGAGCTGGTACTGCAGCAATTTTTTCGCCATCAGGACCTTCAGACTCAGGCACCTCATCTTTAAACATTTGTACAGGGATAGAAATATGATCAGCATATTTAGTTACGATGCCACGTAGACGATTGCCATCTACAAATTCTTTTTCTTCTTCTTTTAAATGAAGTGTAATTTCAGTACCACGTGCTTCTTTTTCAATTTCAGCAAGCGTGTATTCACCTTCGCCTTTTGAATGCCATTCAACAGCTTTTTCTTCACCTGCTTTACGCGTGCGCACTGTTACTGCATCGGCAACGATAAATGCAGAATAAAAACCAACACCAAATTGACCAATTAATTGTGAATCTTTCGCTTGGTCTCCAGATAAGTTTTCAAAAAACTCGGCTGTGCCTGATTTTGCGATAGTACCTAATGAGCTAATCACTTCATCACGGTTCATACCAATACCGTTATCTGAAATAGTTACTGTGCCCGCTTTTTCGTCAGTGCTGATCGTAAGTTTTAATTCAGCGTCACCTTGATATAAATTACCGTCAGAAAGAGCTAAGAAACGTAATTTATCTGCTGCATCTGATGCGTTTGAGATAAGCTCACGTAAGAAAATTTCTTTATTTGAATATAAAGAATGGATCATTAAATTTAGGATTTGTTTTGCATCTGTTCCAAACGAATGGTTTTCTTTATTTAATTCAGCCGTCATTGAGGTTTCCATATATCTATATTAAATCATACCCAAACAAATTTACTGCCAGGCATGTGTAGTTAGTATCATTTATAAAATATATATGGGGTAGCAAAAATTTAATTCAAGAGAAAATCTCAATTTCTGTTAAAAAGTCCTAAAGCAGGCTTAGGACTTTTTAAGTTAAGTAAAAACAAATAGATAATTGATTACAAAACTCTCAAAAATGTAACTTACTTATTTTCTGTTGTATTTCTTCAAATCTTAAGTTTTCACAGCAAGCAAAACCCGATAGCTTTTTTACTTTATTTCTAGCAAATAGTGGAATACTGATCCCTGCTAAAAATCTACTATATATACCTATAGTCAATTCATGAGCAACTTTATCACTTAAGTGATTTTTAAATTCAGCTAATGCTTTAATTAAAAAATCATCTTGTGGAAAGTCAACATTTGTTGAATATGTTAATTTTGCAACCTGACCCCTACATACACTACAGTGTCCGCAGTTTTCAGGTGAATTATAATCATCAAAGTACAAAGACAAATTGTGACTTAAACATGATTTAAGCTCAAAAAACCTAACAAGTGTCGCTATTCGTTTAATTTCTTTTTGTTCTTTATCGGTAAAATAATCATAAAGATTTTGCACTATATCGCCTTCACTTAACTTATCTACATCAATATTAAACACTTCTGTAATACGTTTAGTTTCAAGTTCAATCAACCCTTGTTCCGCTAAATAATCTAAAGCAGCAACTACTCTGCCTCTATCACTACCATAGTTTTGATATAAAGCATCAAAATTAAGTGACCCCCATACTTTTTTAAACTGTGTGTGGTTAAAGATTTCAGATAGAAATACTGCCCTTTCTTGCGAGAATCTAGATAAAATCAGTTGCCGGTCTTGCAAATACTTATATTTAAATTCTGCAAAATAAGCGTACATAGGTTTAATAACATTCATTAGCTCTAGCTGAACTAATAATGTTTTAAGTGGCAGTTGTTTAATATTACTTGCATTAGATAAACCAGTCGTTTGAAGTTCCCACTGACCTTTATCGTTCTCATCAAACATATTGTCGATTATAAATTTGATTGCATTTTTTTCTGGAGTATCACCAAATACAAAATTCTCAACTGTATTTAGACCATCTAAATTAGCAAGTGTAAAACACTGAGACTTGAGCCCATCTCGCCCTGCTCTACCTATTTCTTGGCAATAGTTTTCAATTGATTTAGGTAAGTCATGATGGATCACAAATCGTATATTCGACTTATCTATACCCATACCAAATGCGATTGTCGCAACCACCACTTGAATTTTATCTGCCATAAAATCATTTTGAATACTTTGGCGTAATTCACTATCAAAACCAGCATGATAAGCACATGCGTTAATATTATGAGACTTTAAAAATTGTGCAACTTGCTCAGCACTATGCTGCAAAGTGACATAAACTATGCCTGAACCAGATTGACTATGAACCACATCAAGTAACATTTTATTTTTATTATTAGTAGATACAGGAATAACTGATAAATCGAGATTATCACGGTAAAAACCGGTTTGAATAACATGCTCTTGTGAGATGTCAAAACGCTCAGCCATATCCTTTTTAACTTTTTTTGTTGCTGTTGCAGTCAAAAGTAGCGTTAGAGGGATATTAAGTTGCTTTTTATAATCTGGCAGTTTTAAATAATCAGGCCTAAAATTGTGCCCCCATTCAGAAATACAGTGTGCTTCATCAACCACTAACATAGATACATTAACTGATTGGATAAACTGCCTAAAGCGCTCATTTTTAAAACGCTCAACAGAAACCATTAAAATTTTGGTATAACCTGAACGTACATCACTCATTACTTGCTTATTTTTCTCAGCGGTTAAAGTGGAATCAATGCTCGCCGCTTTTATGCCTTTCTTAGCTAAGAATTCTAATTGGTCTTTCATTAGAGCTAATAAGGGTGAAACAACAAGTGTTAGATGTGGTAAATGGATTGCACTTAATTGATAACACAAACTTTTGCCTGATCCAGTAGGGAAAATAGCTAATGATGATTGACCATTTAATAACTGTGTTATTGTTTGTTTCTGGCCTTGCCTAAAAGAATCAAAACCAAACCACTGCTTTAGAGATTGACTGAGATCTATGTTCATTTGTAATTTCCTATATTTATTATCAGCAGGTTAAAAGCCAAAAGTCATTATATTCTATATTTTTTACCAGTTTTTTACTTTCAATATTAAAAAATTTTAATCTTACACTTGCTAAATTTAATTTTACTGTATAAATTACCAGTATAGTTACTGTATGGATAAACAGCATGTTAATTTCTCTCGAAATCGAAAATTTTGCAATCGTTGATAAACTGAATGCCGAGTGGGGCCCTGGAATGACAACCATTACGGGAGAAACCGGTGCTGGTAAATCAATCGCCATCGATGCTTTATCATTATGTTTAGGGGAGCGCTCAGAAGCTTCAGTTGTACGCCCTTGTTGTGAACGTGCGCAAGTAAGTGCGCAATTTGATATTCATAACCTTCCTGAAGCAAAGCAATTCTTAGAAGATAATGATCTGATCAGTGATACTGAATGTTTAATACGCCGAGTAGTTAACAAAAATGGCCGAAGCAAAGGATATATTAACGGTATTGCAGTCACTGCAAGTCAACTAAAAACAATGGGCCAATACTTAATTTCAATTCATGGCCAACATGCACATCAACTTTTAACTAAATCTGAACATCAATTACATTTATTAGATGAATATGCTGGGCACGGAGATTTACAACATAATGTTAGTATTTCTTATGGTGTTTACAGCAAACTAAAAAAAGAATTTAAACAACTGAGTGCACAACACGCACAGCAGCAAGCGCAACTTCAGCTACTTGAATATCAAGTTCAAGAGCTAGATGAGTTTTCCTTACAAGAAGATGAATTTGAACAGATAGAAAGTGAGCATAAAAAACTAAGTCATGGCCAGACATTAATTAGTGCATGCCAACAGCAATTATTACAACTATATGATCAAGATGGCGCTAATGCTTTTACTTTTGTACAACAAAGTGCAAATCAATTTTCTGAACTTGCTTCTATTGATAAAGCATTGTCACCTATTAGTGAATTATTAATAGAGGCAAGTATTCAAATAGAAGAAGCTGCAACAGAAATTAGACATTATCAAGATAATACTGATTGCGATCCGAGTCGTTTTATTGAAGTAGAAGAACGTATGAGCCAAGCTTTAAATTTGGCAAGAAAACACCATACTAAGCCGGAGGACTTATACCAACTACACCAAGATTTAGTGGCAAAACTTAATAATATTAGTTCTAATAATGCCAGAATTGAAGAACTCGAAGACTTAATTTCAGATGCTTTGGCTGATTATCAATTACAAACTAAACTACTGAGTGATAGTCGTTCAGTAGCAGCGCAAACACTGAATAAGTTGATAAGTTCAAGCATGCATCAACTCTCTATGGAACATGGTTGTTTTAAAATAGATTTGCACTACCAAAGTGACTTAACACCTAATAAATTCGGCTCTGATAGCATAGAGTTTTTAGTATCAACAAATCCAGGCCAACCTTTGCAAGCTTTAGCTAAAGTAGCGTCTGGTGGTGAACTATCTCGAATTAGTCTTGCTATACAAGTTATTATTGCAGGTAAAGTTACAACACCTACACTGATTTTTGATGAAGTGGATGTGGGTATATCTGGTCCAACAGCGGCTTCTGTAGGTGAATTATTACGCCAACTTGGCAAGTCTACTCAAGTTATATGTGTAACACATTTACCGCAAGTTGCCAGTTCTGGCCACCAGCAATTTTTTGTTTCAAAGCAGACCGATGGACAACAAACTTCAACTCAAATGCTAGCGCTAGATAAAAGCGGACGTACTGATGAGATTGCACGTTTATTAGGTGGTAATAATATTAGTAAAGCCACATTAACTAATGCACGAGAATTACTAAACGCGCACAATTAATTGCGTATCGTTATAAACAAAAAAAGAGCTGTTAAGCTCTTTTTTATTGATAAGATTTTTAAATTATTCTGCGGTATTTAGTAGCTCAAAACTTTTAACTAAATCATCTACTGCTTTCATTTGTGTTAAATAAGCTTCTAATTTAGCTAAAGGTAATGCACAAGGACCATCACACTTAGCTTGTGATGGATCTGGATGGGCTTCAATAAATAATCCTGCAATTCCTAATGCAATTCCACTTCTAGCAAGTTCTGTTGCTTGTGCACGTCGACCATCAGCAGAATCAGCACGACCACCAGGGCGTTGTAAAGCGTGTGTTGCATCAAATATAACAGGTGCTTGTTGCTTCATGTCATCCATACCCAACATATCAACTATCAAGTTGTTATAACCAAAGCTTGAACCACGTTCACATAAAATAATTTTATCGTTCCCAGCCTCATTAAACTTCTTAATGATATGGCGCATTTCATGAGGTGCTAAAAACTGTGGTTTCTTAATGTTAATAACCGCACCCGTTTTTGCCATAGCAACAACTAAATCTGTTTGACGGGCCAAGAATGCAGGTAACTGAATGACATCTACCACTTCTGAAACCGCTAATGCTTGGTGTGGTTCATGAACATCAGTAATTAAAGGCACATTAAAGGTATTTTTAATTTCTTCAAAAATCTTTAAGCCTTCTTCCATGCCTGGGCCACGGTAAGAGTTAATTGAAGAGCGATTTGCTTTATCAAATGACGCTTTAAAAACGTATGGGATCCCCAATTTTTGCGTCACTTCAACATAATGCTCAGCGATACGCATCGCTAAATCACGAGACTCTAATACATTCATGCCGCCAAATAAAACAAATGGTTTATCATTTGCGACTTCTACTGATTGTACATTAATAATATTTTTATTCATTTTTTATCCTTAAGGTGCAACTGCTTGCATCATTAGTCCACAAATATAAGCCATATATGTGCCTACGCCATAGCCTAATACAGCCAATAAAACACCTACTGGCGCAAGTGATGGGTGAAAAGCCGCTGCAACAACGGGTGCCGATGCTGCTCCGCCTACATTTGCTTGTGAGCCAACAGCCATATAAAACAGTGGTGCTTTGATTAGTTTAGCGACTAATAACATTAAGCATGCGTGGATCAGCATCCAAATACCGCCAACAATAAATAAGCCAGGATTATCAAACATCGCTGTTACATTCATATGTAGGCCAATAGAAGCAACTAAAATATATAAAAAACTTGAAGCGACTTTTGATGCACCAAATGCTTCAATATGTCGCACTTTAGTAAATGATAAGCTAATACCTATCGTAGTAGAAATCACGATTAGCCAAAAGAATTTACTATTTAAACTGTATTCACTTGCCCAAGCAAAGTTATTGCCAAAGTATGGGCCTAAAATATCGGCAGCAAAATGGGCAAAACCGGTAATACCAAAAGCAATAGCAATGATTGTCATATAATCATTTAAAGTTGGCATACGCGCATGTTCAGCATGATACTTTTGAACGCGAGTCTTTAAATCTTCAATCGCAGATGTATCGGCACCCGTTTTTGCATCTATTTTCTTATGGTTAGCAGCCATTAATAATAAAACTGCCATCCACATATTTGCAACGATCACATCAACAGTAACCATGACCGAAAAGATATCACCACCTACTTCAAACATTTCTTTCATTGAAGCTTGGTTTGCACCGCCACCAATCCAGCTCCCTGCAACGGTTGTCATGCCACGCCATACGGCATCTGGACCATGTCCGCCTACAATTTCAGGGCTGATTGCACTCATCACTAATATCGCGATGGGACCACCTATGACAATGCCTAAAGTACCGGTTAAAAACATGATTAAGGCTTTAGGTCCTAAATTAAGAATCGCCTTTAAATCAATACTGATAGTTAATAAAATTAAACAAGCGGGTAATAAGAATCGTGATGCCACGTAATAAACATTTGAACTGTGTCCATCGACAATGCCAAACGTATTTAATAGCGAAGGTAAAAAGTAACATAATAATAACGCTGGGACATATTTGTAAAACTTCACCCAAAACGAATTTTGACTACTTGATGTCTTAAAAATAAAACCTAAAATAATTGCTAATAAACCAAGAACAACAGCATCATTCGTGATCAGAGCTGAGTGTGTGTCAGCCATTTTCTCTCCTAATTATATTTCGATTAATCCCACTTTTAACTTTAACAACCTATTTATATGGTTTAGTTTTTAATGGATTGTATTTATATTATTTTCCATTTCTTCAAGCTGATTTTGAATCAATTCAATTGCAGGATCATCAGGGCATTCACTAATAAAATACTCTAAATCTTCTCTGGCCATCTGAGAACAATTTATGCTTCTTAACAAATAACCTCTATCTCTTCTTTCATAAGGATCATCTCCTGTAATTGTCATTAATAGTTCAATACAATTAAGTGCTTGATAGTGCTTATTTTCAGAAATAAATGCCCATTTTTGATGAGCTAAAAATAATTTATATAAATTATCTTCTGGCACAATTTGAAATGAATCAGAATTTTCTTCAACTGATAGATTCTCAGGCTTTAAGTACCAAGATTGTTGTCCCGAAGCTGGATCAATTAAATAACCTTCATCTTGACTCATTTTTACATTAAGCATCAAACTTGATTCAAACACCACGATGCACACATCAAAATCAAGATTAAATAAGACATGCTTCAATATGAGTGCTAATGGTAAATCAGTACCCGTTCGATAAACCAAAGAATATGACAAGCTATTTAATTTAGTTTCTTCAATTTTTTGACTAGTACCACTAAAGGTCCAGTCACTATAAAAATGATCGACGATAGTATCTAAAGCTTCATGTTTTGTACTACAAGCGCTTACTATTTGTTTAGCTTCAACTACAAGGTCATCCAATATCTGTAAATATTTTCTAACATTTGTTATCGCAAGCCATCTTTGCTCTGCTTTTAAGCAGGCATGTATTGGGTCTAGTTGATCATAATCTTGTTCATGATCATCAAACCAGATATCTGACTTCAATACCTGTACAACTCTATAAATCTCAAAAGGACTATAGTCTACCTATGTTTGGCTGCAATTTCATTAGGAATAAGTAATTAACGACTTCATCAATTAAACAAGTTGAGGAATATTTGTTTATGGAATGGATTTGGAATGTAAAAATGAAACTAGCGACTGCAATAATCACCCAATCGCTATTTGTATAGACTTAAAGAATAAAAGCGTTTTTAGAACCCGCTAAATATCCAACTAAACATAGG is a genomic window of Pseudoalteromonas sp. '520P1 No. 423' containing:
- a CDS encoding ATP-dependent DNA helicase RecQ, encoding MNIDLSQSLKQWFGFDSFRQGQKQTITQLLNGQSSLAIFPTGSGKSLCYQLSAIHLPHLTLVVSPLLALMKDQLEFLAKKGIKAASIDSTLTAEKNKQVMSDVRSGYTKILMVSVERFKNERFRQFIQSVNVSMLVVDEAHCISEWGHNFRPDYLKLPDYKKQLNIPLTLLLTATATKKVKKDMAERFDISQEHVIQTGFYRDNLDLSVIPVSTNNKNKMLLDVVHSQSGSGIVYVTLQHSAEQVAQFLKSHNINACAYHAGFDSELRQSIQNDFMADKIQVVVATIAFGMGIDKSNIRFVIHHDLPKSIENYCQEIGRAGRDGLKSQCFTLANLDGLNTVENFVFGDTPEKNAIKFIIDNMFDENDKGQWELQTTGLSNASNIKQLPLKTLLVQLELMNVIKPMYAYFAEFKYKYLQDRQLILSRFSQERAVFLSEIFNHTQFKKVWGSLNFDALYQNYGSDRGRVVAALDYLAEQGLIELETKRITEVFNIDVDKLSEGDIVQNLYDYFTDKEQKEIKRIATLVRFFELKSCLSHNLSLYFDDYNSPENCGHCSVCRGQVAKLTYSTNVDFPQDDFLIKALAEFKNHLSDKVAHELTIGIYSRFLAGISIPLFARNKVKKLSGFACCENLRFEEIQQKISKLHF
- the htpG gene encoding molecular chaperone HtpG gives rise to the protein MTAELNKENHSFGTDAKQILNLMIHSLYSNKEIFLRELISNASDAADKLRFLALSDGNLYQGDAELKLTISTDEKAGTVTISDNGIGMNRDEVISSLGTIAKSGTAEFFENLSGDQAKDSQLIGQFGVGFYSAFIVADAVTVRTRKAGEEKAVEWHSKGEGEYTLAEIEKEARGTEITLHLKEEEKEFVDGNRLRGIVTKYADHISIPVQMFKDEVPESEGPDGEKIAAVPAQWETINKATALWTLDKSEIEESEYKEFYKHVSHDWEEPLTWTHNKVEGKSEYTSLLYIPKKAPFDLWNRDHKSGLKLYVQRVFIMDDAEQFMPSYLRFVKGLLDSNDLPLNVSREILQDNKTTQTIRKGCTSRILKMLERMGKNKAEDYQVFWNEFGQVIKEGPAEDAVNKDAIAKLLRFASTDNNESIQSVSLADYVSRMKEGQDKIYYVVADNFAAAKSSPHLEIFRKKGIEVLLMSDRVDEWMMSHLTEFDSKQLTSITRGDLDLGDLDDEESKKEQENSEKEVEGLAERIKTVLGEKVKEVRFTHRLTDSPACVVADENDMSSQMAKLMEAVGQGAPEAMPVFELNPEHQLVKHLNDEQDEDKFAQWSEVLLDQALLAERGSLKDPAGFVSRLNKLMLDLSK
- the recN gene encoding DNA repair protein RecN produces the protein MLISLEIENFAIVDKLNAEWGPGMTTITGETGAGKSIAIDALSLCLGERSEASVVRPCCERAQVSAQFDIHNLPEAKQFLEDNDLISDTECLIRRVVNKNGRSKGYINGIAVTASQLKTMGQYLISIHGQHAHQLLTKSEHQLHLLDEYAGHGDLQHNVSISYGVYSKLKKEFKQLSAQHAQQQAQLQLLEYQVQELDEFSLQEDEFEQIESEHKKLSHGQTLISACQQQLLQLYDQDGANAFTFVQQSANQFSELASIDKALSPISELLIEASIQIEEAATEIRHYQDNTDCDPSRFIEVEERMSQALNLARKHHTKPEDLYQLHQDLVAKLNNISSNNARIEELEDLISDALADYQLQTKLLSDSRSVAAQTLNKLISSSMHQLSMEHGCFKIDLHYQSDLTPNKFGSDSIEFLVSTNPGQPLQALAKVASGGELSRISLAIQVIIAGKVTTPTLIFDEVDVGISGPTAASVGELLRQLGKSTQVICVTHLPQVASSGHQQFFVSKQTDGQQTSTQMLALDKSGRTDEIARLLGGNNISKATLTNARELLNAHN
- the hemH gene encoding ferrochelatase gives rise to the protein MKLSLSKNPSKYGVLLVNLGTPDEPTPKAVKKYLKAFLSDTRVVEIPAFIWYFILNGAVLPLRCKKVAKAYASIWTEQGSPLRVIGEQQAESLSHLLKDKHDVDLTIELAMTYGNPSISAKLDLMKAKGIENILVLPLYPQYSATTTAAVFDKLNQSLAKVRNLPEIRFVKDYYQNPLYISALAQSIKDFWQQKNKADKLIFSFHGLPKVNIEKGDPYFEYCEYTAKETAKTLGLSDNEWMMTFQSRFGKQEWLQPYTDKTLEQLPKEGVKSVQLICPAFSADCLETLEEISIENKEIFIEAGGSGFDYIPALNNRADHINVFEDIVVKNLTNW
- the tpx gene encoding thiol peroxidase, whose product is MLRNLLFLTFLSASFCTWSTSNINTLDAGKVTAGDKPIVLLGNSVSLGQQAPNFKVVDDKFSPISLDKFTGKNILISVVPSLDTGVCSLQTKFFNEKLAIEHPNLVMLTISSDLPFAQKRFCAAENIDKVITLSDSVWHDFGKNYGLMIQDMGLLTRAVFLLNKQHKIVYKQLVPSLSQEPDYISVQAAVKKL
- the adk gene encoding adenylate kinase, whose amino-acid sequence is MRIILLGAPGAGKGTQAQFLMNKYGIPQISTGDMLRAAIKEGTEMGLAAKKVMDAGQLVSDEIIIGLVKERIAKPDCAKGFLLDGFPRTIPQADAMKENGVDVDNVIEFDVADEVIVERMGGRRVHPASGRVYHVVYNPPAVEGKDNETGDDLIIREDDVAETVRKRLGIYHDQTKPLVEYYQAEAKSGKTKYNKFDGTQAVEAVSAQLAELLG
- a CDS encoding response regulator codes for the protein MATPILICDDSRLARRQLARSLPDDWDIQIEYAEHGLHCIEQIREIKPEILFLDLNMPQMDGYEVLQTIQEQGLEVLTVVVSGDIQPTAHARVIELGAIDFIKKPCSPKKLDEIIEKHGIKDKAIRERLAHKLGEQIEPEIRDIYQELTNVAMGQAGDLLARLLNVFVKLPIPNVNVLEVSELNMALQSIDANASTSGVCQGFIGGGVSGEALILLNDSSFKEIASLMNYEGEVNEKVELELLMDIANILIGSLLSGLSKQLDMSFSQGHPVVMGQHCDVAKLVQTNKSRWQRTLAIEISYGIENHDVNFDLMLLFTEDSLKTLKYKVQYLLDD